A region of Anguilla rostrata isolate EN2019 chromosome 10, ASM1855537v3, whole genome shotgun sequence DNA encodes the following proteins:
- the LOC135233664 gene encoding alpha-adducin-like isoform X6 — MDGGSSDGEVTVLPQTTAPHQERYFSRVDESSQELQRERNITANLRQDLNIMEHTKRVSMILQSPVFCDDLETLIQDQLKKGNNPTNLLALQQIADFMTTTSVPTMCPVAPQGGMAALNMSLGMVTPVNDLRGSESIAYEKGEKLLRCKLAAFYRLTDLFGWSQLIYNHLTVRLSSEQEHFLIVPFGLLYSEVTASSLVKLNMQGEVVDRGSTNLGVNQAGFTLHSAIYTARPDVKCIVHIHTPAGAAVSAMKCGLLPISPEALSLGKVAYHNYHGILVNEEEIQKNLGPESKVLILRNRGLVSVGETVEEAFHYIHNLVTACEIQVRTLANMGGPDNLVMLDPVKYKARLPLSETQSSADTAHPSWQLGEQQFEALMRMLDNLGYRTGYPYRCPALRQRGKKYSDAEPPPSAARLSSVEDFRSGLQTPLKQGFQRPQGDRAARLQAGRSGPAWEDGLSSSPGGSAQWTKEDALRQPAVANQFVPLNTNPKDVQDMRNKIREQNLQDIKTAGPQSLVLSGAVIERTLIQDAPLSDCTDSIDGLDLCEQTNSPAKSIRKGELVTASKAIIKKEYQPCVIVSKAGPNPFNKLSDQELEDYCKEVERKQKETKDHLLEIENLLETEKEAKDEILKQAPPSTPFKAEEESLQEENQLDESSITTSQ; from the exons ATGGACGGTGGTTCCAGTGATGGGGAGGTGACAGTCCTGCCCCAAACGACAGCCCCACACCAAGAGCGCTACTTCAGCCGTGTAGATGAGAGCAGCCAGGAGCTCCAGCGAGAGAGGAACATCACTGCCAACTTGCGGCAGGACCTCAACATCATGGAGCACACGAAGAGAGTTTCCATGATACTGCAGAGTCCG GTCTTCTGTGATGACCTGGAGACTCTGATACAGGACCAACTGAAAAAGGGGAATAACCCAACCAACCTACTTGCCCTCCAGCAGATTGCTGACTTCATGACCACAACAAGCGTGCCAACCATGTGCCCTGTGGCCCCACAGGGTGGCATGGCTGCCCTCAACATGA GTCTTGGGATGGTGACCCCAGTGAACGACCTGCGGGGCTCAGAGTCCATCGCCTATGAGAAAGGGGAGAAACTCCTGCGGTGCAAACTGGCGGCTTTCTACCGGCTCACCGACCTGTTCGGCTGGTCTCAGCTGATATACAACCACCTTACA GTCAGACTGAGTTCTGAGCAGGAGCACTTCCTGATTGTCCCCTTTGGGCTTCTGTACAGTGAGGTCACAGCATCAAGCCTG GTGAAACTGAACATGCAGGGGGAGGTAGTGGACAGGGGGAGCACCAACCTGGGGGTCAACCAAGCCGGGTTCACTCTCCACTCCGCCATTTACACGGCTCGCCCGGACGTCAAGTGCATCGTCCACATCCACACGCCTGCCGGAGCAGCA GTGTCAGCCATGAAGTGTGGCTTACTGCCCATCTCCCCAGAAGCACTGTCCCTGGGGAAAGTGGCCTACCACAACTACCATGGCATCCTGGTGAATGAAGAGGAGATACAGAAGAACCTGGGGCCTGAGAGCAAG GTTCTTATTCTGCGAAACCGTGGCTtggtgtctgtgggagagactGTGGAAGAAGCCTTTCACTACATCCACAACCTGGTCACTGCATGTGAGATACAG GTGCGTACTCTAGCCAACATGGGAGGCCCTGATAACCTGGTCATGCTGGACCCAGTGAAGTACAAAGCCCGACTCCCTCTCTCCGAGACCCAGAGCAGTGCGGACACTGCCCATCCCAGCTGGCAGCTCGGGGAGCAGCAGTTTGAGGCTCTGATGAGAATGCTGGATAATCTG GGTTACAGAACAGGATACCCGTACCGCTGCCCCGCGCTGCGCCAAAGAGGGAAGAAATACAGCGATGCGGAGCCGCCTCCCTCTGCCGCGCGCTTGTCCTCTGTGGAGGACTTCAGGTCGGGTCTGCAGACCCCTCTCAAACAGGGCTTTCAGAGGCCGCAGGGAGACCGGGCCGCGAGGCTGCAGGCGGGCCGGTCCGGTCCGGCCTGGGAAGACGGGCTGAGCAGCAGCCCCGGGGGGTCGGCTCAG TGGACCAAAGAGGATGCTCTTCGGCAGCCAGCAGTGGCCAATCAGTTTGTTCCCCTGAACACGAACCCGAAAGACGTGCAGGACATGAGGAATAAG ATCCGTGAGCAGAACCTTCAGGACATTAAAACGGCAGGACCTCAGTCCCTGGTGCTGTCTGGAGCTGTGATTGAACGCACCCTCATTCAG GATGCTCCCCTTTCTGACTGTACGGACTCTATTGATGGGCTCGATCTCTGTGAGCAGACCAATAGCCCTGCTAAATCCATTAGAAAG GGCGAGCTGGTGACCGCATCGAAGGCTATTATCAAAAAGGAGTACCAGCCGTGCGTAATCGTGAGTAAGGCCGGACCAAACCCCTTCAACAAGCTGTCAgaccaggagctggaggactACTGCAAGGAGGTTGAGCGCAAACAGAAGGAAACTAAAG ACCATTTACTGGAAATAGAAAATTTActggaaacagagaaagaagCGAAAGATGAAATCCTGAAGCAGGCACCCCCCAGCACTCCATTCAAAGCAGAGGAAG
- the LOC135233664 gene encoding alpha-adducin-like isoform X7 — protein sequence MDGGSSDGEVTVLPQTTAPHQERYFSRVDESSQELQRERNITANLRQDLNIMEHTKRVSMILQSPVFCDDLETLIQDQLKKGNNPTNLLALQQIADFMTTTSVPTMCPVAPQGGMAALNMSLGMVTPVNDLRGSESIAYEKGEKLLRCKLAAFYRLTDLFGWSQLIYNHLTVRLSSEQEHFLIVPFGLLYSEVTASSLVKLNMQGEVVDRGSTNLGVNQAGFTLHSAIYTARPDVKCIVHIHTPAGAAVSAMKCGLLPISPEALSLGKVAYHNYHGILVNEEEIQKNLGPESKVLILRNRGLVSVGETVEEAFHYIHNLVTACEIQVRTLANMGGPDNLVMLDPVKYKARLPLSETQSSADTAHPSWQLGEQQFEALMRMLDNLGYRTGYPYRCPALRQRGKKYSDAEPPPSAARLSSVEDFRSGLQTPLKQGFQRPQGDRAARLQAGRSGPAWEDGLSSSPGGSAQWTKEDALRQPAVANQFVPLNTNPKDVQDMRNKIREQNLQDIKTAGPQSLVLSGAVIERTLIQGELVTASKAIIKKEYQPCVIVSKAGPNPFNKLSDQELEDYCKEVERKQKETKDHLLEIENLLETEKEAKDEILKQAPPSTPFKAEEESLQEENQLDESSITTSQ from the exons ATGGACGGTGGTTCCAGTGATGGGGAGGTGACAGTCCTGCCCCAAACGACAGCCCCACACCAAGAGCGCTACTTCAGCCGTGTAGATGAGAGCAGCCAGGAGCTCCAGCGAGAGAGGAACATCACTGCCAACTTGCGGCAGGACCTCAACATCATGGAGCACACGAAGAGAGTTTCCATGATACTGCAGAGTCCG GTCTTCTGTGATGACCTGGAGACTCTGATACAGGACCAACTGAAAAAGGGGAATAACCCAACCAACCTACTTGCCCTCCAGCAGATTGCTGACTTCATGACCACAACAAGCGTGCCAACCATGTGCCCTGTGGCCCCACAGGGTGGCATGGCTGCCCTCAACATGA GTCTTGGGATGGTGACCCCAGTGAACGACCTGCGGGGCTCAGAGTCCATCGCCTATGAGAAAGGGGAGAAACTCCTGCGGTGCAAACTGGCGGCTTTCTACCGGCTCACCGACCTGTTCGGCTGGTCTCAGCTGATATACAACCACCTTACA GTCAGACTGAGTTCTGAGCAGGAGCACTTCCTGATTGTCCCCTTTGGGCTTCTGTACAGTGAGGTCACAGCATCAAGCCTG GTGAAACTGAACATGCAGGGGGAGGTAGTGGACAGGGGGAGCACCAACCTGGGGGTCAACCAAGCCGGGTTCACTCTCCACTCCGCCATTTACACGGCTCGCCCGGACGTCAAGTGCATCGTCCACATCCACACGCCTGCCGGAGCAGCA GTGTCAGCCATGAAGTGTGGCTTACTGCCCATCTCCCCAGAAGCACTGTCCCTGGGGAAAGTGGCCTACCACAACTACCATGGCATCCTGGTGAATGAAGAGGAGATACAGAAGAACCTGGGGCCTGAGAGCAAG GTTCTTATTCTGCGAAACCGTGGCTtggtgtctgtgggagagactGTGGAAGAAGCCTTTCACTACATCCACAACCTGGTCACTGCATGTGAGATACAG GTGCGTACTCTAGCCAACATGGGAGGCCCTGATAACCTGGTCATGCTGGACCCAGTGAAGTACAAAGCCCGACTCCCTCTCTCCGAGACCCAGAGCAGTGCGGACACTGCCCATCCCAGCTGGCAGCTCGGGGAGCAGCAGTTTGAGGCTCTGATGAGAATGCTGGATAATCTG GGTTACAGAACAGGATACCCGTACCGCTGCCCCGCGCTGCGCCAAAGAGGGAAGAAATACAGCGATGCGGAGCCGCCTCCCTCTGCCGCGCGCTTGTCCTCTGTGGAGGACTTCAGGTCGGGTCTGCAGACCCCTCTCAAACAGGGCTTTCAGAGGCCGCAGGGAGACCGGGCCGCGAGGCTGCAGGCGGGCCGGTCCGGTCCGGCCTGGGAAGACGGGCTGAGCAGCAGCCCCGGGGGGTCGGCTCAG TGGACCAAAGAGGATGCTCTTCGGCAGCCAGCAGTGGCCAATCAGTTTGTTCCCCTGAACACGAACCCGAAAGACGTGCAGGACATGAGGAATAAG ATCCGTGAGCAGAACCTTCAGGACATTAAAACGGCAGGACCTCAGTCCCTGGTGCTGTCTGGAGCTGTGATTGAACGCACCCTCATTCAG GGCGAGCTGGTGACCGCATCGAAGGCTATTATCAAAAAGGAGTACCAGCCGTGCGTAATCGTGAGTAAGGCCGGACCAAACCCCTTCAACAAGCTGTCAgaccaggagctggaggactACTGCAAGGAGGTTGAGCGCAAACAGAAGGAAACTAAAG ACCATTTACTGGAAATAGAAAATTTActggaaacagagaaagaagCGAAAGATGAAATCCTGAAGCAGGCACCCCCCAGCACTCCATTCAAAGCAGAGGAAG
- the LOC135233664 gene encoding alpha-adducin-like isoform X4, which translates to MDGGSSDGEVTVLPQTTAPHQERYFSRVDESSQELQRERNITANLRQDLNIMEHTKRVSMILQSPVFCDDLETLIQDQLKKGNNPTNLLALQQIADFMTTTSVPTMCPVAPQGGMAALNMSLGMVTPVNDLRGSESIAYEKGEKLLRCKLAAFYRLTDLFGWSQLIYNHLTVRLSSEQEHFLIVPFGLLYSEVTASSLVKLNMQGEVVDRGSTNLGVNQAGFTLHSAIYTARPDVKCIVHIHTPAGAAVSAMKCGLLPISPEALSLGKVAYHNYHGILVNEEEIQKNLGPESKVLILRNRGLVSVGETVEEAFHYIHNLVTACEIQVRTLANMGGPDNLVMLDPVKYKARLPLSETQSSADTAHPSWQLGEQQFEALMRMLDNLGYRTGYPYRCPALRQRGKKYSDAEPPPSAARLSSVEDFRSGLQTPLKQGFQRPQGDRAARLQAGRSGPAWEDGLSSSPGGSAQWTKEDALRQPAVANQFVPLNTNPKDVQDMRNKIREQNLQDIKTAGPQSLVLSGAVIERTLIQRETVWQDAPLSDCTDSIDGLDLCEQTNSPAKSIRKGELVTASKAIIKKEYQPCVIVSKAGPNPFNKLSDQELEDYCKEVERKQKETKDHLLEIENLLETEKEAKDEILKQAPPSTPFKAEEESLQEENQLDESSITTSQ; encoded by the exons ATGGACGGTGGTTCCAGTGATGGGGAGGTGACAGTCCTGCCCCAAACGACAGCCCCACACCAAGAGCGCTACTTCAGCCGTGTAGATGAGAGCAGCCAGGAGCTCCAGCGAGAGAGGAACATCACTGCCAACTTGCGGCAGGACCTCAACATCATGGAGCACACGAAGAGAGTTTCCATGATACTGCAGAGTCCG GTCTTCTGTGATGACCTGGAGACTCTGATACAGGACCAACTGAAAAAGGGGAATAACCCAACCAACCTACTTGCCCTCCAGCAGATTGCTGACTTCATGACCACAACAAGCGTGCCAACCATGTGCCCTGTGGCCCCACAGGGTGGCATGGCTGCCCTCAACATGA GTCTTGGGATGGTGACCCCAGTGAACGACCTGCGGGGCTCAGAGTCCATCGCCTATGAGAAAGGGGAGAAACTCCTGCGGTGCAAACTGGCGGCTTTCTACCGGCTCACCGACCTGTTCGGCTGGTCTCAGCTGATATACAACCACCTTACA GTCAGACTGAGTTCTGAGCAGGAGCACTTCCTGATTGTCCCCTTTGGGCTTCTGTACAGTGAGGTCACAGCATCAAGCCTG GTGAAACTGAACATGCAGGGGGAGGTAGTGGACAGGGGGAGCACCAACCTGGGGGTCAACCAAGCCGGGTTCACTCTCCACTCCGCCATTTACACGGCTCGCCCGGACGTCAAGTGCATCGTCCACATCCACACGCCTGCCGGAGCAGCA GTGTCAGCCATGAAGTGTGGCTTACTGCCCATCTCCCCAGAAGCACTGTCCCTGGGGAAAGTGGCCTACCACAACTACCATGGCATCCTGGTGAATGAAGAGGAGATACAGAAGAACCTGGGGCCTGAGAGCAAG GTTCTTATTCTGCGAAACCGTGGCTtggtgtctgtgggagagactGTGGAAGAAGCCTTTCACTACATCCACAACCTGGTCACTGCATGTGAGATACAG GTGCGTACTCTAGCCAACATGGGAGGCCCTGATAACCTGGTCATGCTGGACCCAGTGAAGTACAAAGCCCGACTCCCTCTCTCCGAGACCCAGAGCAGTGCGGACACTGCCCATCCCAGCTGGCAGCTCGGGGAGCAGCAGTTTGAGGCTCTGATGAGAATGCTGGATAATCTG GGTTACAGAACAGGATACCCGTACCGCTGCCCCGCGCTGCGCCAAAGAGGGAAGAAATACAGCGATGCGGAGCCGCCTCCCTCTGCCGCGCGCTTGTCCTCTGTGGAGGACTTCAGGTCGGGTCTGCAGACCCCTCTCAAACAGGGCTTTCAGAGGCCGCAGGGAGACCGGGCCGCGAGGCTGCAGGCGGGCCGGTCCGGTCCGGCCTGGGAAGACGGGCTGAGCAGCAGCCCCGGGGGGTCGGCTCAG TGGACCAAAGAGGATGCTCTTCGGCAGCCAGCAGTGGCCAATCAGTTTGTTCCCCTGAACACGAACCCGAAAGACGTGCAGGACATGAGGAATAAG ATCCGTGAGCAGAACCTTCAGGACATTAAAACGGCAGGACCTCAGTCCCTGGTGCTGTCTGGAGCTGTGATTGAACGCACCCTCATTCAG agagaaacagtcTGGCAG GATGCTCCCCTTTCTGACTGTACGGACTCTATTGATGGGCTCGATCTCTGTGAGCAGACCAATAGCCCTGCTAAATCCATTAGAAAG GGCGAGCTGGTGACCGCATCGAAGGCTATTATCAAAAAGGAGTACCAGCCGTGCGTAATCGTGAGTAAGGCCGGACCAAACCCCTTCAACAAGCTGTCAgaccaggagctggaggactACTGCAAGGAGGTTGAGCGCAAACAGAAGGAAACTAAAG ACCATTTACTGGAAATAGAAAATTTActggaaacagagaaagaagCGAAAGATGAAATCCTGAAGCAGGCACCCCCCAGCACTCCATTCAAAGCAGAGGAAG
- the LOC135233664 gene encoding alpha-adducin-like isoform X5, protein MDGGSSDGEVTVLPQTTAPHQERYFSRVDESSQELQRERNITANLRQDLNIMEHTKRVSMILQSPVFCDDLETLIQDQLKKGNNPTNLLALQQIADFMTTTSVPTMCPVAPQGGMAALNMSLGMVTPVNDLRGSESIAYEKGEKLLRCKLAAFYRLTDLFGWSQLIYNHLTVRLSSEQEHFLIVPFGLLYSEVTASSLVKLNMQGEVVDRGSTNLGVNQAGFTLHSAIYTARPDVKCIVHIHTPAGAAVSAMKCGLLPISPEALSLGKVAYHNYHGILVNEEEIQKNLGPESKVLILRNRGLVSVGETVEEAFHYIHNLVTACEIQVRTLANMGGPDNLVMLDPVKYKARLPLSETQSSADTAHPSWQLGEQQFEALMRMLDNLGYRTGYPYRCPALRQRGKKYSDAEPPPSAARLSSVEDFRSGLQTPLKQGFQRPQGDRAARLQAGRSGPAWEDGLSSSPGGSAQVWTSITRGHVKPLLRSLSAGVCVPSCITSCLWTKEDALRQPAVANQFVPLNTNPKDVQDMRNKIREQNLQDIKTAGPQSLVLSGAVIERTLIQGELVTASKAIIKKEYQPCVIVSKAGPNPFNKLSDQELEDYCKEVERKQKETKDHLLEIENLLETEKEAKDEILKQAPPSTPFKAEEESLQEENQLDESSITTSQ, encoded by the exons ATGGACGGTGGTTCCAGTGATGGGGAGGTGACAGTCCTGCCCCAAACGACAGCCCCACACCAAGAGCGCTACTTCAGCCGTGTAGATGAGAGCAGCCAGGAGCTCCAGCGAGAGAGGAACATCACTGCCAACTTGCGGCAGGACCTCAACATCATGGAGCACACGAAGAGAGTTTCCATGATACTGCAGAGTCCG GTCTTCTGTGATGACCTGGAGACTCTGATACAGGACCAACTGAAAAAGGGGAATAACCCAACCAACCTACTTGCCCTCCAGCAGATTGCTGACTTCATGACCACAACAAGCGTGCCAACCATGTGCCCTGTGGCCCCACAGGGTGGCATGGCTGCCCTCAACATGA GTCTTGGGATGGTGACCCCAGTGAACGACCTGCGGGGCTCAGAGTCCATCGCCTATGAGAAAGGGGAGAAACTCCTGCGGTGCAAACTGGCGGCTTTCTACCGGCTCACCGACCTGTTCGGCTGGTCTCAGCTGATATACAACCACCTTACA GTCAGACTGAGTTCTGAGCAGGAGCACTTCCTGATTGTCCCCTTTGGGCTTCTGTACAGTGAGGTCACAGCATCAAGCCTG GTGAAACTGAACATGCAGGGGGAGGTAGTGGACAGGGGGAGCACCAACCTGGGGGTCAACCAAGCCGGGTTCACTCTCCACTCCGCCATTTACACGGCTCGCCCGGACGTCAAGTGCATCGTCCACATCCACACGCCTGCCGGAGCAGCA GTGTCAGCCATGAAGTGTGGCTTACTGCCCATCTCCCCAGAAGCACTGTCCCTGGGGAAAGTGGCCTACCACAACTACCATGGCATCCTGGTGAATGAAGAGGAGATACAGAAGAACCTGGGGCCTGAGAGCAAG GTTCTTATTCTGCGAAACCGTGGCTtggtgtctgtgggagagactGTGGAAGAAGCCTTTCACTACATCCACAACCTGGTCACTGCATGTGAGATACAG GTGCGTACTCTAGCCAACATGGGAGGCCCTGATAACCTGGTCATGCTGGACCCAGTGAAGTACAAAGCCCGACTCCCTCTCTCCGAGACCCAGAGCAGTGCGGACACTGCCCATCCCAGCTGGCAGCTCGGGGAGCAGCAGTTTGAGGCTCTGATGAGAATGCTGGATAATCTG GGTTACAGAACAGGATACCCGTACCGCTGCCCCGCGCTGCGCCAAAGAGGGAAGAAATACAGCGATGCGGAGCCGCCTCCCTCTGCCGCGCGCTTGTCCTCTGTGGAGGACTTCAGGTCGGGTCTGCAGACCCCTCTCAAACAGGGCTTTCAGAGGCCGCAGGGAGACCGGGCCGCGAGGCTGCAGGCGGGCCGGTCCGGTCCGGCCTGGGAAGACGGGCTGAGCAGCAGCCCCGGGGGGTCGGCTCAGGTGTGGACGAGCATCACGCGCGGTCACGTGAAACCCCttctgcgctctctctccgcggGCGTCTGCGTGCCCAGCTGCATCACCAGCTGCTTG TGGACCAAAGAGGATGCTCTTCGGCAGCCAGCAGTGGCCAATCAGTTTGTTCCCCTGAACACGAACCCGAAAGACGTGCAGGACATGAGGAATAAG ATCCGTGAGCAGAACCTTCAGGACATTAAAACGGCAGGACCTCAGTCCCTGGTGCTGTCTGGAGCTGTGATTGAACGCACCCTCATTCAG GGCGAGCTGGTGACCGCATCGAAGGCTATTATCAAAAAGGAGTACCAGCCGTGCGTAATCGTGAGTAAGGCCGGACCAAACCCCTTCAACAAGCTGTCAgaccaggagctggaggactACTGCAAGGAGGTTGAGCGCAAACAGAAGGAAACTAAAG ACCATTTACTGGAAATAGAAAATTTActggaaacagagaaagaagCGAAAGATGAAATCCTGAAGCAGGCACCCCCCAGCACTCCATTCAAAGCAGAGGAAG
- the LOC135233664 gene encoding alpha-adducin-like isoform X2, with protein MDGGSSDGEVTVLPQTTAPHQERYFSRVDESSQELQRERNITANLRQDLNIMEHTKRVSMILQSPVFCDDLETLIQDQLKKGNNPTNLLALQQIADFMTTTSVPTMCPVAPQGGMAALNMSLGMVTPVNDLRGSESIAYEKGEKLLRCKLAAFYRLTDLFGWSQLIYNHLTVRLSSEQEHFLIVPFGLLYSEVTASSLVKLNMQGEVVDRGSTNLGVNQAGFTLHSAIYTARPDVKCIVHIHTPAGAAVSAMKCGLLPISPEALSLGKVAYHNYHGILVNEEEIQKNLGPESKVLILRNRGLVSVGETVEEAFHYIHNLVTACEIQVRTLANMGGPDNLVMLDPVKYKARLPLSETQSSADTAHPSWQLGEQQFEALMRMLDNLGYRTGYPYRCPALRQRGKKYSDAEPPPSAARLSSVEDFRSGLQTPLKQGFQRPQGDRAARLQAGRSGPAWEDGLSSSPGGSAQVWTSITRGHVKPLLRSLSAGVCVPSCITSCLWTKEDALRQPAVANQFVPLNTNPKDVQDMRNKIREQNLQDIKTAGPQSLVLSGAVIERTLIQDAPLSDCTDSIDGLDLCEQTNSPAKSIRKGELVTASKAIIKKEYQPCVIVSKAGPNPFNKLSDQELEDYCKEVERKQKETKDHLLEIENLLETEKEAKDEILKQAPPSTPFKAEEESLQEENQLDESSITTSQ; from the exons ATGGACGGTGGTTCCAGTGATGGGGAGGTGACAGTCCTGCCCCAAACGACAGCCCCACACCAAGAGCGCTACTTCAGCCGTGTAGATGAGAGCAGCCAGGAGCTCCAGCGAGAGAGGAACATCACTGCCAACTTGCGGCAGGACCTCAACATCATGGAGCACACGAAGAGAGTTTCCATGATACTGCAGAGTCCG GTCTTCTGTGATGACCTGGAGACTCTGATACAGGACCAACTGAAAAAGGGGAATAACCCAACCAACCTACTTGCCCTCCAGCAGATTGCTGACTTCATGACCACAACAAGCGTGCCAACCATGTGCCCTGTGGCCCCACAGGGTGGCATGGCTGCCCTCAACATGA GTCTTGGGATGGTGACCCCAGTGAACGACCTGCGGGGCTCAGAGTCCATCGCCTATGAGAAAGGGGAGAAACTCCTGCGGTGCAAACTGGCGGCTTTCTACCGGCTCACCGACCTGTTCGGCTGGTCTCAGCTGATATACAACCACCTTACA GTCAGACTGAGTTCTGAGCAGGAGCACTTCCTGATTGTCCCCTTTGGGCTTCTGTACAGTGAGGTCACAGCATCAAGCCTG GTGAAACTGAACATGCAGGGGGAGGTAGTGGACAGGGGGAGCACCAACCTGGGGGTCAACCAAGCCGGGTTCACTCTCCACTCCGCCATTTACACGGCTCGCCCGGACGTCAAGTGCATCGTCCACATCCACACGCCTGCCGGAGCAGCA GTGTCAGCCATGAAGTGTGGCTTACTGCCCATCTCCCCAGAAGCACTGTCCCTGGGGAAAGTGGCCTACCACAACTACCATGGCATCCTGGTGAATGAAGAGGAGATACAGAAGAACCTGGGGCCTGAGAGCAAG GTTCTTATTCTGCGAAACCGTGGCTtggtgtctgtgggagagactGTGGAAGAAGCCTTTCACTACATCCACAACCTGGTCACTGCATGTGAGATACAG GTGCGTACTCTAGCCAACATGGGAGGCCCTGATAACCTGGTCATGCTGGACCCAGTGAAGTACAAAGCCCGACTCCCTCTCTCCGAGACCCAGAGCAGTGCGGACACTGCCCATCCCAGCTGGCAGCTCGGGGAGCAGCAGTTTGAGGCTCTGATGAGAATGCTGGATAATCTG GGTTACAGAACAGGATACCCGTACCGCTGCCCCGCGCTGCGCCAAAGAGGGAAGAAATACAGCGATGCGGAGCCGCCTCCCTCTGCCGCGCGCTTGTCCTCTGTGGAGGACTTCAGGTCGGGTCTGCAGACCCCTCTCAAACAGGGCTTTCAGAGGCCGCAGGGAGACCGGGCCGCGAGGCTGCAGGCGGGCCGGTCCGGTCCGGCCTGGGAAGACGGGCTGAGCAGCAGCCCCGGGGGGTCGGCTCAGGTGTGGACGAGCATCACGCGCGGTCACGTGAAACCCCttctgcgctctctctccgcggGCGTCTGCGTGCCCAGCTGCATCACCAGCTGCTTG TGGACCAAAGAGGATGCTCTTCGGCAGCCAGCAGTGGCCAATCAGTTTGTTCCCCTGAACACGAACCCGAAAGACGTGCAGGACATGAGGAATAAG ATCCGTGAGCAGAACCTTCAGGACATTAAAACGGCAGGACCTCAGTCCCTGGTGCTGTCTGGAGCTGTGATTGAACGCACCCTCATTCAG GATGCTCCCCTTTCTGACTGTACGGACTCTATTGATGGGCTCGATCTCTGTGAGCAGACCAATAGCCCTGCTAAATCCATTAGAAAG GGCGAGCTGGTGACCGCATCGAAGGCTATTATCAAAAAGGAGTACCAGCCGTGCGTAATCGTGAGTAAGGCCGGACCAAACCCCTTCAACAAGCTGTCAgaccaggagctggaggactACTGCAAGGAGGTTGAGCGCAAACAGAAGGAAACTAAAG ACCATTTACTGGAAATAGAAAATTTActggaaacagagaaagaagCGAAAGATGAAATCCTGAAGCAGGCACCCCCCAGCACTCCATTCAAAGCAGAGGAAG